One region of Grus americana isolate bGruAme1 chromosome 20, bGruAme1.mat, whole genome shotgun sequence genomic DNA includes:
- the EXOSC2 gene encoding exosome complex component RRP4: MAAITMRLPVARKAVGASASSRGGEKHLVAPGDTITTDTGYMRGHGTYVDEEKLIASVAGAVERVNKLVCVKALKTRYNGEVGDIVVGRITEVQQKRWKVETNSRLDSVLLLSSMNLPGGELRRRSAEDELAMRDYLQEGDLISAEVQSVFSDGAVSLHTRSLKYGKLGQGVLVQVSPSLVKRQKTHFHDLPCGASVILGNNGFIWIYPTPEQKDEEAGGFTTNLEPVPLSEREVISRLRNCIVALVTQKLMLFDTSILYCYEASLPHQIKDILKPEVMEEIVLETRQRLLDLEG, encoded by the exons ATGGCTGCGATCACCATGCGGCTGCCGGTGGCCCGCAAGGCGGTGGGAGCGAGCGCGTCGTCCCGGGGCGGCGAGAAGCACCTGGTGGCACCGGGGGACACGATCACCACGGACACGGGCTACATGAG GGGCCACGGCACTTACGTGGACGAGGAGAAGCTCATCGCCTCGGTGGCCGGCGCCGTGGAGAGGGTGAACAAGCTGGTGTGCGTCAAAGCGCTGAAAACCAG GTACAACGGTGAAGTCGGCGATATCGTGGTCGGGAGGATCACGGAG gttCAGCAGAAGCGATGGAAAGTGGAAACCAATTCCAGGCTAGATTCAGTCTTGTTGCTGTCATCTATGAATTTACCTGGTGGGGAACTG AGAAGGAGATCAGCAGAAGATGAGCTTGCGATGAGGGACTACCTGCAGGAAGGCGACCTCATCAGT GCAGAAGTCCAGTCTGTGTTTTCTGATGGGGCTGTATCACTGCACACCCGGAGTCTGAAATACGGGAAG CTTGGCCAGGGTGTGCTTGTTCAGGTCTCGCCCTCCCTTGTGAAACGCCAGAAGACTCACTTCCACGACTTGCCGTGTGGTGCATCCGTGATCCTCGGCAACAACGGTTTCATCTGGATCTACCCAACTCCAGAGCAGAAAGATGAAGAGGCAGGGGGCTTCACCACCAACCTGGAG CCGGTTCCCTTGTCTGAGCGGGAGGTGATCTCACGGCTCAGAAACTGCATTGTGGCTCTGGTTACTCAGAAGTTGATGCTCTTTGACACCAGCATCCTGTATTGCTATGAAGCATCCCTTCCTCATCAG ATCAAGGACATTCTCAAACCGGAGGTGATGGAGGAGATTGTTCTGGAAACCCGACAGAGGTTGCTGGATCTGGAGGGATAG